Below is a window of Amphiprion ocellaris isolate individual 3 ecotype Okinawa chromosome 15, ASM2253959v1, whole genome shotgun sequence DNA.
ATGGCAGCAGGAACATGCTGCTAATTCTGCAAACAGATGTGATTCAGCATGCAACTTTTATATTGCTAATATAATTGTCTTTGATAGTTCCTCTGCATGAGAGTGgctgtgtttacctgtgtgtctgttgGCAGCAACTTAGTGTCCTTGTAAAGCCAAATCTGGTTTCGCGTTCTTGTTTTGAATAATAAGTGACTcggcacaaacaaacacagttaaACCTGCTGGTTAATCACAAGCAGAAGTGATAAGCCAGATTTATGGCTAAGCATTTTTAGTGTCCAAACAAAGGCCAGATTCAGTGAATAgtcagatacaaaacaacccTTAAAGTCtagaatgtttttaaatatttcttttgcGTGACTTATGTTTAACAGCATCAACTGTGCACTCATTAGCTCATCttggatgttttgtgttctgTCTCAGGTGCTGAGTAATGCACGCCTCTTCTTGGAGAACATTATAAAGTAAGTGTccacctacacacacaaacctacatttatgtaattttcagTATATACACAGGCAGCTGCTTTTACAATCCACCCCTCATTTTCACCTGACACCACTATTACATTTTATAATAGACACCTTAAATTAACagcttatttatattttattacattgGATTAATTTTATCAACAAGAGCAACATGtcatcaagaaaagaaaatgcatacCTTTCAAACAACTGACAGTAAATTCATTGTTGCGGTGCAGATGTTCTTTTTAGACATGAGATAGGTGTAGGCCTAGATAGGGGAGTTTGACATACAGTTTGTTTCCTCGCTGAACGACCCTGGATATAATATCACACCAAACCTTTATCTTACTACACCAACCTCTAACCTTCACCTAACCACACTATAACCATTAATCTAGCTTTATGCCTAAAGAGATCAGTAGTACTAATTCCACTTCTCCTTCTCCAGGTATGGCATCTTGGTAGACCCTATCCAAGTAGTGTCTCTCTTCTTAAAGGACCCGTATAGCTGGCCAGCAGCTTGCCTAATCATTGGTATGGGgctttcattttacttttcattttgctTTCCTGTCACTGAAACAGATCTAAACACCCATTTCTTATTATATAACCCTAACATGAACTGAACAAACTAGTGTTGTAACTGTATTTTCCAAATTTGATTATTTAGTTATTGTTTGACAGTAATAAACAATGTTTCACAGCTTCTCCATCCCACAAAAGGCTGATCTGATTCAGTATGATGTAATTTATTAATGGGCCAGATGCTCAAAGATAGCTCACAGAAAATACTTCGCAATGTACTAAACATCTTTGTGCTTCTGTAGTTCATGAATCTGcttctctgttctgtgtttcAGTGTCCAATGTCTTCATCCTAGCAGCCTTGTACGCTGAGAGGCGTCTTGCTGTGGTAAGTCCTTACAATAATGTGCTTCGGTTTTACAAAGTGACATAATTTTTTGTTTAGACTGTGACCTAAAATAACTGATGGACTTTTGAACCTTGGTTTGCTGATATGTTGATTTGGAATCACTTATTTTTTTGCCACTGTAAAGAGAGTGAGTTTGAATATAAGGTAATCGTTTGGGGATCTCTCATGCTTGGTTGAAATATGTACTTTACACTTGGTGGAGTCTATAAAGTACACTGAACATCACAGCAGCACACCTTTTTATACCTGCTCTGCTAACTTTGATAAAAACACCGCTGCTGATCAAGATTAGATTATATATAATCCAAAACATTTCTGATAAATGCAATATTGTAATTCTAATCACCATGTGCAGCACGATGTTGCACAGTTTCCTTTAAAGGTAAAACAGTGGCGGCAtatcaacaaataaaactgtaacagttcacttttctgtttttcttttgtcctttcTAGGGCACCATCTCTGAAACTACAGGActgatttttcacatttttaacctGACATGCTTGTTGGTCATTCCTGCAGCCACAATACTTGTTATGACATCCATGACCCCAGGTACATACTGTATAAATACATGATTGTACATTTTATACACAGCGTATGTCGCATATAGTATCTTGGATTAGAGccactgcatgtgtgtatgaAGATGCTGACACAAACACTATGAGTGTGCTACTTCAGAAGTTGTAATATAATGATAACTGAGGCCAAGGATATGACTTAGAATATGATTGACTGAGCCAGGAGTTTAATTTCCATTggtacacacacgcacaaccATGCCCCTTTCATCTGTTACATCATTTAATGCACTTAGCTAATGTCttggctgtctgtgtgtgtgtcagtgggtgGTGTGCTCTCCCTAGGGGTCTACTCGGTGCTGTTTCTCAAGCTGTACTCTTACAAAGACGCCAACAGGTGGTGCAGAGAAATCAGACAAGCGAAAGCCAAAAGACTGTCACGATCATATTCATGTAAGTGTATGAACACGCACTCAGGGGCTGTTAAATCATCTCAACTAAGGTCAAGAAACAGCTCATACTTCAGTGAATAAATTAAAGaatgattcacacacacattcaataggatttaatcttattttatcaCTGTGCTGCTACTACCATCAAGTGGTGGCATAGTAAACTGTAGTTTCTGGCACCCAGAGGAATTTGGATCAAAGTTAACAGTTAGCAGCTGTACCGCAGTGTGTGGTTCGGAACTATTTTAAGAGAGAGAATGTTATGCAACATGATGACCACTGCACAAtgcttgaaatttaaaaaagtcaGACATCTCTATGCTTGTCTTTTTCAGGTCCCTCTGTGGCACAGTCCAATGGGTCAACAGTTCAGACTCACGTCTCCTACCCAGGAAACCTCACACACAGAGGTAACCATGCAGACACATCAAGCCAAACAGCACAGCACTCCCATCAGCCGGGAGGGAGATACTTACTGAAACAAACTGATTGCTCCACAGTCACAATATTATAAACCTCACCTTAATGTCattaacttcttttaaatcacttcttaaaacccacttttatataCTTGCCTTTATTTGAGGGTTGCTTTTAACTTTaattagtttgtgttttattctatattatgtcctgtttattttagatgttctctcgttttattttacttttagctgcctggttctatggtgtgatgttgtctctttaattctttaattgtctatttttttgtcttttaattttaaccctcaatcttgttctttaattttcaaactgcctagttccccTGTTTGAGTTGTATGCTAATCTAGCAAATtcatcatttaatttattgtcatttatagtcatttttactattcatttttaattgcaaataaaactgtaacagttcacttttctgtttttcttttgtcctttcTAGGGCACCATCTCTGAAACTACAGGActgatttttcacatttttaacctGACATGCTTGTTGGTCATTCCTGCAGCCACAATACTTGTTATGACATCCATGACCCCAGGTACATACTGTATAAATACATGATTGTACATTTTATACACAGCGTATGTCGCATATAGTATCTTGGATTAGAGccactgcatgtgtgtatgaAGATGCTGACACAAACACTATGAGTGTGCTACTTCAGAAGTTGTAATATAATGATAACTGAGGCCAAGGATATGACTTAGAATATGATTGACTGAGCCAGGAGTTTAATTTCCATTggtacacacacgcacaaccATGCCCCTTTCATCTGTTACATCATTTAATGCACTTAGCTAATGTCttggctgtctgtgtgtgtgtcagtgggtgGTGTGCTCTCCCTAGGGGTCTACTCGGTGCTGTTTCTCAAGCTGTACTCTTACAAAGACGCCAACAGGTGGTGCAGAGAAATCAGACAAGCGAAAGCCAAAAGACTGTCACGATCATATTCATGTAAGTGTATGAACATGCACTCAGGGGCTGTTAAATCATCTCAACTAAGGTCAAGAAACAGCTCATACTTCAGTGAATAAATTAAAGaatgattcacacacacattcaataggatttaatcttattttatcaCTGTGCTGCTACTACCATCAAGTGGTGGCATAGTAAACTGTAGTTTCTGGCACCCAGAGGAATTTGGATCAAAGTTAACAGTTAGCAGCTGTACCGCAGTGTGTGGTTCGGAACTATTTTAAGAGAGAGAATGTTATGCAACATGATGACCACTGCACAAtgcttgaaatttaaaaaagtcaGACATCTCTATGCTTGTCTTTTTCAGGTCCCTCTGTGGCACAGTCCAATGGGTCAACAGTTCAGACTCACGTCTCCTACCCAGGAAACCTCACACACAGAGGTAACCATGCAGACACATCAAGCCAAACAGCACAGCACTCCCATCAGCCAGGAGGGAGATACTTACTGAAACAAACTGATTGCTCCACAGTCACAATATTATAAACCTCACCTTAATGTCattaacttcttttaaatcacttcttaaaacccacttttatacaCTTGCCTTTATTTGAGGGTTGCTTTTAACTTTaattagtttgtgttttattctatattatgtcctgtttattttagatgttctctcgttttattttacttttagctgcctggttctatggtgtgatgttgtctctttaattctttaattgtctatttttttgtcttttaattttaaccctcaatcttgttctttaattttcaaactgcctagttccccTGTTTGAGTTGTATGCTAATCTAGCAAATtcatcatttaatttattgtcatttatagtcatttttactattcatttttaattgactgctctgacttgtctcctatagCTTGTTTGattctctgtgtttgcatgtaataactgtcaaagcactttgtgaacgctgtccttaagggtgctatataaattaagttgttgttattattattattattattattattattattattattattattattattattattattattattattattattattattattattattattattattatgtgagAATAATTTACTTGGACCAGCACAGTAGCTTAGTAGTCCTGTAAATGCCAACTATCTCAAGGGTAAAATAGCATATTCTGAAGAAGTTTCGTCtagtttttgatttaaaatgaagttgaagCTGGTTATTAAACTTTCCAAATCAGACATACTTGCACTAGTATATGGACTTACATCTGAATAACAGCctgatttgactttttaaacatCTGTTTGCAGACATGTACTACTTCGTCTTTGCACCAACTCTCTGCTACCAGCTCAACTTCCCACGGTCTCCTCGAATACGCAAAAGGTTCCTGATGAGAAGACTTTTTGAGATGGTGAGAACAAGTACAAACAAATACCGTCTCGACACCTCAGTCAATTACCTAATTAAGATGGTAGGAAATGAGTAACAAACACAGGCAAGATGAGACATGCATGAATATTTAGTTTCAATCATAATTTGCtctttgttgcagctttttttcaCGCAGTTGTTGGTGGGATTAATACAGCAGGTATGTTCAAGATTTACATGATTAGATTCACACACTACAGCAAGATATTCTACAGAGAGTTATTTGTTGTCATCTGTGTTACACAAAAACTGTAACTCAAGTGTGTGTCTTTCAGTGGATGGTTCCCACTATCCAGAACTCAATGAAACCATTCCAGGTGGGTATACTGTATTTATGCACATTGCACACTAAACAAAATAAGAGTTTTAACTATGCTATCATTCTAATTTGGccactttttcttttacagccACACCAAGAACTTCTACCCTAATTTGAATTCATATAAACTTAAGCCAGCAGTGTCTCAGTATTCgcagtaaataaacagaaaaagcaaagcCGAGAAGGAATTGTAAACTGTATGTAATTGGTGAGGTCTTATTACAAGAACTTAATTGAGttttttccttctgtctcaAAGGAAATGGACTTTGGCAGGATGGTGGAACGCCTGCTGAAACTAGCTGTGAGTGTCATATCAAAGCTACACTGGATGCTCATCAGAGACTTTTTAGAACTTCATAGAGTGTAAACCTTTAACCCACATATGGCCTGATCCCCTTACCCTGGTGTTGACCTTAACTGTGATTGTTGTCTCACCTGTGTATTAAGGTTTTATCCCAAAGAAATTTTATTCCATGAGCGGCAACCATACTGTAACTTTACCAACCCAgactcctttcctttcctttcctttcctttcccctCCCTTCCCTTCCTAGGTTCCTAACCATCTGATATGGTTATTCTTCTTCTACTGGTTTTTCCACTCCTCTATGAACTTTGTGGCAGAGCTGATGCAGTTTGGAGACAGGGAGTTTTACAGGGACTGGTGGTGAGTAGAGATTATACAGTGTTACTTGACACacagttccatgttttctgcatttgaAGACGCTCAAACACTGATCAAAATAAAACCTTCATTTCAAATGTGTATAAATTCCTTCAGAACACCCAATAGTCAGTTCTCAAACTGTTCCATTTGTGCTCTTTTCAGGAACTCTGAGACTGTCACCTATTTCTGGGCCAACTGGAATATCCCAGTGCACAAGTGGTGCCTGAGGTTTGTACCAGACTTTCTGTAATGAGTTCGTTAAGCATTTTCAACTGTATTTGATGTTTTGGCTTCACCTTCTGATTGAGGtgtgattaaataaaaacaacagtgaagTAATACAGGTGCTGACTGACACTTGTTGTCAGATTTGAGTCTACTAGTAATTTTTTCTGTCTATCTTTATGTTTTACAGACACTTTTATAAGCCAATGTTGAGGACTGGGATCAACAAGTTTCTGGCTCAAACTGCTGTCTTTTTGGTTTCTGCTTTCTTCCATGAGGTAAACTAACAGACTTCTATCTTAATTTCAACATATCTTATAATTGAACAGctttgattgttgtttttatttctgtatgtcAGACTCCTTCAGAAAAATGCTTGACTATGTTTCACTATGGACGAAAATGCACATCTGTCACTGTCAGTCTGAttgtgttgtcttttctttctgcagtacCTTGTTAGTGTTCCTCTGAAGATGTTCAGACTGTGGGCTTTTATGGGAATGATGGCTCAGGTATGACACACTGAATCATTCATTTCTTCCATTCTCTCTCGTCTCTGCTCTCTCCAAACTTTTACACGTGACCTGTGACCTCTTAACCCCTTCAGGTTCCTCTGGCTTGGTTTGTGGGTCGCTTCCTGAATGGAAACTATGGCAACGCAGCCGTGTGGATGTCTCTCATCATTGGACAGCCTGTCGCCGTGTTGATGTATGTCCATGACTACTACGTCATTCATTATGGCAGCAATACATAGTACTGGACAAACACGTTCTCCTGCACACCAGCCTGTAAGACGAAACGATGAGAGAATGTGGAGCAAGTTAAGGTCGCAGTCACAGCAATAGCAGGAAAATTGATAGTGATGTTATGTACTTTTGCACTTCAAAGAACTGGACCACAATATGTCAGGAAATTACCTTTGGATATTTAAACGGTATGAGAGGTCCTCGATGTGAAGCTGGAGTCCACTTTGATAGGCTAAACATGTTCTACCTTTGTACACCTGGGGATCCACCTTCACCATCTGTATACAGCGCTGGATCTTTTCCTATTTATTAGATTATTACCATTGATCCCCCACTCTTAGATGTGTTAGAAGTATGCTTTTATCTGAAGCagatttgataaacaaaaacaaacatgtggTGCTGAAGTTTGATTTAGTTCTCCAGAGCTCAAACAAAGCTTGGCCGCATCGAATGAACCTCTTCTGCTTCAGCTTTAGCAACAGTTTCTTGAACTTTAAAAGTACTTCAACGTATTCAAAGGTGGCAGCACGCTTGCAGCCAAATACTCCTCCTGAGTTTCGGATgtttagaaacacacacacaccaccaagTGCAACCAATATGAATCACTGCCAAGTGAGCACAAGCTAGAACAGGACCCTGCCTCAGTAGAGCCAATATGAAAATCTTTCTTCATCAGTGGCTGTGAAGTCGCTCTTCGTCTATTCAAAGGCAGCACAGTCTTTTAAAGTCCCTTTTCTTCTACAAGCTGAGGCTTACAAATTCCAGTTGTCCATTTACGATGTCTCCAGGTCTTCTAATTGACCACAGTGACACACATATCCTaaatccctctctctctttaatGTAATATATTTTCAAGTATTATAGACATAATAAGAGTCTTAAATGTCTAAAGGAAACTATCAGAAGTAAGGATCAGTCCCTAAAAAGAGTGAAATGACAGTGTTgtgactttatttgtatagtcATGGACCCTGCTTCCCCTCTCCTGTTTCTCAACTACAAACAAAATCAATGCAAGCTTTTAGTGCACTAGTTCATGCTACAGGTGTTATCTGCTGTTATCGGCTTTGTCTTCTGTCTACGTTGCATTTGAATTAtcagatttattttatattttgtatcattttatttGATAGTACGTCTGTATGCAGCTAAATTTTGCCATATTGAAATTACTATTTTGCTCTATTAGTGTCGAGTCGATGATTTAATGTTGTATCTGATTTGCCAATTTGAAccaatgaatgtttttttgcactttaaagACATGCATGCTGTTGACTAAAGCAATAGATTTCTATGAATGTATTCTTTAAGTTATATCAATCATGTAAGGAACACACAGACTTTGCTGGAATAATTTGTATGTTCTGTAATTCGtttcttgacattttgttttatgtggTTGGTTTAAGTTTGtttaaaagcaaaacataagCTGCAGTAGTGAAAATAGGTGATTCAAACAGCCCGTTagaagttttacagtgtttgtattCTAAAAACTCTACGTCTACGGTTTAATCTAAATGTCATCAGAGCCTGTTGTATCAGTATTGCCATTGAAGTTAACAGAGGACAGTGTTACTTTTCTCGtatgttttaacttgttttcCAAATATGCAGTGAAGGTGGACTGAACATGACAAACGGAGcgtctcatttttaaaagtcatcTTTCACTCTTCCCTTATTGATCACATTTCAGGGAAAAACACTGTTGTCAAACTGTAACACCAGTTAACAGAAAGACTGCGTTCTGGCATTCCTTATTGAAAATAACAAGTGCCTActgtaaaaatgtgcttcagtTTAAACAAATGCTAATATATATTTGAAGCCAAATACTTAAgggtaaatataaagagaaataaaagtagTTTTACCTTAACTTTATTCTATGTAGCAAGTGGACTCCTTCTTACACAGTGTGTTGATTTATTTGGGAATCTCAGACTTACCAACTGAAGTTAGTCGTCCAAATGTTTTTTATAGCAGTAATTTCTTGTTTcctaaaaacaaaatactattTTGAAGGACTTTTATTTGAGTCATGCATAAATTGTTATTTCTGTGCGCAATATGCACCTTTGCTGTCTATTAATCTGACCCACTTTTATCAATGAATGTGACCCAGTTGTGAGTCACAGCTGTGAAGTTTATATGCAGTGTTGCGTTTGTTCAGTCTTTATTGTCACGGATGCCACAGAGTGAACATCGGAGTATTCTTGAGGTAGCACATCTTAATTAGTCCATCTAAATACCAAGAGCTGTTGTCAGTGCAGCTTTTTCAAGAATTACAAAATGCATAGTTCAGAGCACTGCATGACACGATGAAAACACCGACAACTGAGGTAATGTAACAGAAAAGGTGTCATCAGCACAGCTTTTTTTTAGGAGGCTGGAGTCTGTTCTTTCACTTGAGTTGAAAACACAGCTTTAAGgtgagcttttcttttttttaaaagagttaATTTTGCCATTATGTGATGTAAAGCagcatttaaaatgaatgtattgCTAGTTTTGCTCATACTGTGTAAAGAAAtccaaagtggaaaaaaagatgttttgggAATGCAAATAATTTTCATAACGTTTCACAAGaaaatgtttgtgctgtttgatAAAGATGGTTTATATCTGTAGAGTGGActcattcctttttttttttttttttttttacaaactggCAGTGTTTCTAATTACCAGGTTATTAGCTTGTAATGGGAGTAATGAATTCCCTGATTGTCAGCACATACAATATGGCTGCCATCTTTCTAACTACTGCAAGTAAGAACCAGTAATTAATGAGGATACATCAGTccataaaaaaagatttattgtgCAAAGAGTCGCACAAGATGTTACTGAAAACTCATCTCAAAATTTACAATATAACAATGTTTTCAAGTTCATCATTTATCTACACAGAAGTA
It encodes the following:
- the dgat1a gene encoding diacylglycerol O-acyltransferase 1a produces the protein MSDRAEMRGPVTRRRRTTISGGGGGSAGVKQANGSKWHNSPQGPAKTKTGDEASEHESKNGEVDREVGVSGQQQQLRNSPKKQRSAVEDISDRLSCHVLQESLLSSASGYSNYRGILNWCVVMLVLSNARLFLENIIKYGILVDPIQVVSLFLKDPYSWPAACLIIVSNVFILAALYAERRLAVGTISETTGLIFHIFNLTCLLVIPAATILVMTSMTPVGGVLSLGVYSVLFLKLYSYKDANRWCREIRQAKAKRLSRSYSCPSVAQSNGSTVQTHVSYPGNLTHRDMYYFVFAPTLCYQLNFPRSPRIRKRFLMRRLFEMLFFTQLLVGLIQQWMVPTIQNSMKPFQEMDFGRMVERLLKLAVPNHLIWLFFFYWFFHSSMNFVAELMQFGDREFYRDWWNSETVTYFWANWNIPVHKWCLRHFYKPMLRTGINKFLAQTAVFLVSAFFHEYLVSVPLKMFRLWAFMGMMAQVPLAWFVGRFLNGNYGNAAVWMSLIIGQPVAVLMYVHDYYVIHYGSNT